One Deltaproteobacteria bacterium genomic region harbors:
- a CDS encoding S8 family serine peptidase, with amino-acid sequence MSNQTQWSSEPTPKSPRFWEPFFGNAIALSIASAALLLSGCTEKASTQAATFPETKAECAATAVPNSFVVHWKDGTVSVERGLTREDFERDVFEKHKDDIRFAEQDQTIKLSPMSLSPDFVSAAGSVADVGSSAAPEDTWGQTITGAQEAWNVGVRGAGVKVAIIDSGVDITHPQLRSRIYVNTQEIGGNGIDDDQNGYVDDVSGWDFDADQPIVGDSAGHGTHVAGIVAADHINGTVRGIAPEAQIIPLDFMDSSGQGNLGDAILAIQYAADQGARIINASWGGAPCSQSLNRAITDLEARGILFIAAAGNSGVDLDQLPEYPAAFTIPSQITVGASTARDFTAGFSNYSFKLVHLFAPGAQILSTYPGARSASLSGTSMAAPFVAGAAALVLSANPGASAAQVRSALFNSVDRGGFAAKTQGRLNISRALSSF; translated from the coding sequence ATGTCCAATCAAACACAATGGTCGTCGGAACCCACGCCGAAATCGCCGCGATTTTGGGAACCTTTCTTTGGGAACGCAATTGCATTATCAATCGCATCGGCTGCACTCCTTTTATCTGGCTGCACTGAAAAAGCGTCAACCCAAGCGGCGACCTTTCCGGAAACAAAAGCCGAGTGCGCGGCGACGGCTGTCCCCAATTCCTTTGTCGTTCATTGGAAAGATGGAACCGTTTCTGTTGAACGTGGTTTAACCCGCGAAGATTTTGAACGCGACGTTTTCGAAAAACACAAAGATGACATTCGTTTTGCGGAACAAGATCAAACTATCAAGCTTTCTCCGATGTCTCTTTCGCCAGACTTCGTTTCTGCTGCGGGCTCTGTAGCGGATGTTGGTTCGTCTGCAGCGCCAGAAGACACGTGGGGCCAGACCATCACAGGTGCACAAGAAGCCTGGAATGTAGGGGTTCGTGGCGCCGGGGTAAAGGTGGCGATCATTGATTCTGGAGTCGACATCACTCACCCACAGCTTCGTTCTCGAATTTATGTTAACACTCAAGAAATTGGCGGCAACGGCATCGATGACGATCAAAATGGTTATGTCGACGACGTCTCAGGCTGGGACTTTGACGCCGACCAACCAATCGTTGGTGATTCGGCTGGGCACGGAACCCACGTCGCCGGAATCGTGGCTGCAGATCATATCAATGGAACAGTTCGCGGAATCGCGCCCGAAGCGCAGATCATTCCTTTGGACTTTATGGACTCAAGTGGCCAAGGAAATCTTGGCGACGCGATTCTCGCAATCCAATACGCTGCCGATCAAGGTGCGCGGATCATCAATGCTTCTTGGGGCGGAGCGCCCTGTTCGCAGTCACTCAATCGTGCGATAACCGACCTGGAGGCTCGAGGCATTTTATTTATCGCTGCCGCAGGCAATAGCGGCGTCGATCTCGACCAGCTTCCCGAATACCCAGCTGCGTTCACGATTCCAAGTCAGATCACCGTTGGCGCCTCGACAGCGCGCGACTTCACCGCTGGCTTCTCTAACTACAGCTTTAAACTTGTTCACTTGTTCGCACCGGGAGCCCAAATTCTTAGTACTTATCCGGGTGCACGAAGTGCTTCGTTAAGTGGAACTTCCATGGCCGCCCCCTTTGTCGCGGGTGCCGCTGCGCTCGTCCTGTCGGCTAACCCCGGCGCCTCGGCAGCTCAAGTGAGGTCGGCACTTTTCAACTCAGTCGACCGCGGTGGCTTTGCCGCCAAAACTCAAGGGCGACTTAACATCTCTCGCGCGCTTTCCAGTTTTTAA